The following DNA comes from Streptomyces sp. NBC_00690.
GTACGGCTGACCCCGCCCACCCCGACGCCCCGATCCCTGAGGTGGCTCAGCCCAGCCGTAGTTGGTGCAGCATCAGCAGCCCGGCCGCCATGTTGGCGGCCGGGACCTCGCCCCGGGCGATCATGTCCGGCACCCATTTCAAGGGCACCCATTCCCGGCGCGACGACTCGAAGTCGTCCTGGGGATGACCGATGTAGGTGGCGCTGTCGGCCCAGTAGAGGTGGTGTCGGGAGTCGGTGAGGCCGTTGGACGGCTCCACGGTCATCAGTGGGCGCAGCGGACCGGGACGCCAACCCGTCTCTTCCTCCATCTCCCTGGCCGCTGCGCTCTCGATGTCCTCTCCGTCCTCGACGACGCCCGCGGCCAACTCCCACCCCCAACTGTCCGTGATGAACCGGTGGCGCCAGAGCATCAACACCTCGTTCGCGGTGTTGACGGCCGTCGCGATGGCGACGGGACGCATCCTGATGAGGAAGTGGTCCAGGTGTCGGCCGTCAGGAAGCTCGACATCTGCGAGGTTCACGGTGAACCAGCGATTTTGATACACAGTTTGTTCGTTTAAGTTCATCCACTGCACGTCTTGTGCCGCCCTTCGACCAGTCGATGGCAACATCGCAGCAGGCGCAGGGCTCCCAAGGGGCATCACAGCGAAGAGTGGGCCGGATAGGAACGTGCGCTTCCGGACATCGAGGCGTGCGGTCGGACGCCAAAATGCCCTCAGGGGCCGATATGCCCGGACCATGGAACGCCCGCCGTGACGCATCGAGCCCCCAAGGGGGACACGATCGTCGCCCTCTCGCCCTACAGGGGCACGCGCAACGCACTGTCGATGCGCTCGGCTGCTTCGTCGGCCCGTGCCGACCGGCTGGCCACCAACTGCTCCCGCACCAGCCTCAGTCGACCGCGCAACCGCCGGGACTCCATTCCCCGCGCCCGCTCCGCCATCTCCGTGGCCGTCTGTGCCGCCCGATCGGCCTCGCCACGACAGAGTTCGATCTGACAGAGCATCGCCAGCCGGTGGACCCGTCCCCGGTCATGTGCCGGAGCGCCCACGGCAGCCGCCGCATGGTCATGGGCCGCCGACAGATCGCCGAGGCTGAGCAACGCCTCGGCGGTCTGCACATTGATCAGACCCGGCTGGACATAACCGGTCTCCTCCGGCTCACCGGCCGGGTGGATGCGTGCCGCCTCGCGCTCCGCACGCCGGATGCACCGCAGCGCACCCGCACGGTCCCCGAGCCGGGCGTACGCCTTGGCCTGCGTGGCATAGAGGTCGGAGGCGAGGGCGGGCGTGATCTGGGCGCCCGCCGTCCTCAGCGCGGCCTCGGCGAAGGCCACCGCCTGCCGGTACTCCCCCAGCAGCAGGGACTGGTTGACCAGCAGTGCGATCACATAGGCGCCGAGCCCTCGATCACCACTGGCCTTGGCCAATCGCAACGCTTGGTGGAAGTAGCGCTGGGCGAGCCCATGGGCATCGGAGTCATAGGCGCAGATGCCGGCGACGGCGACCAGTCCACCGGTGGCCCGGTGCAGTTGCCTGCCGAGTTCATTGCCGTAGGAGCCGCGCAGCAACGGGGCCGTCGCGGTGGTGAGGAACCCGACGATGCGTGCCCGGGTCGCCATTCCGCCGGCCCTGCGGTACATCAACTCGTAGTGCGTACGGGCTGCCCGCAGGGTCACGATGTCGGCGGGAGAGACGCTCATCGGCCCGGCCCGCGAGACATCGGCGTCCTCCGGGGGGTTCTCCCACTCCCAGACGGGCATCACCGCCGATGTGCCCGTGACGGCGGGCGCCTCGATGACGTGTCGGCGCTGCTGTTCGTCCGAACGCCACAGTGCGGTGGCCCGCTCGACGAAACTGCACAGCGGTGAACCCGTCTCCCCCACTCCTTGGCCGCTCACCCCGAGCCCGATGTCCCCGAGGGTCAGGGCACGGTTCAGTCGCTCGGCGAGGACCTCGCAGATCAGATCGGGCACCTGTCCCCGGGGGCGCTGCCCCTTGAGCCAGCGGGCCACGGCAGTGTGCTCGTACCGCAGTGACAACCCCTTGGCCCCACCGGCCCGGTTCACCCGGGCGGCGAGGCCCGCGTGGGAGAAACCAGCCTCGTCAAGCAAGGCATCGAGCAAGGTGTTGGGCTGCATGGGGCCCTCCGGAGGCTCAGTGGGCCCAGCGTAGTGGACGACCCATTCACACGGGGTGTGAACACAACGCCCCGACCGGTGGTGCGTGCGCTCTGCCGCACCACCCCGGGCGGTTGTTGACTGAGTGGCCTCTCATAGAGGCGGCCGGATCACCGCGCTCCCCCTCGTACAGCGCGGTGATCCTCCATCGCGTCGTCCGCTTCGCCTTCTGCCCGACACTCCGCGGCGGAGCGGACGACGCCGGCCGCATCGGCCATCAGCGGGCCAGGCCCAAGGGATCCAGGGCGTCCTGCTGGTGGGCGGGCCCCCCGCGGGGGCGGTGCACTGCTTCCCCACCGGGCGCCGCCCGCGGGCGGTCGTTGCGCAGCGCCAACAGAGCCGTGTCATCGCCGATCCGCCCCCGGGTGTGCCGTAACAGCTGCGCATGGACATCGGCGATCAGGGCGGCCGGTGACGGCGGACCGCCACGGACCGCCTGCCGCAGGTACGCCTCCAAGTCGAAGAAGGCGCCCGTGGCGTTCCGGGCGTCGGTCGCCCCGTCGGTGTGGAGGAAGAGGACCTCGCCCGGTAACAGCGGTGCACCGTGCCACACCGGTGGGAGCGCGGGCAGGGGGAAGGTGCCGAGCGGCGGCAGCGGCTCTCCCCAGCACAGCGGTCGTACCTCGGGCCCGAGCCGATAGGGCCAGGGGTGACCGCAGTTGAGCACCGTCAGGGTGCCGTCCCCGGCGATCTCCACCAGCAGCACGGTGACGAACTCCTCCGCCGACGGCCCGTCCGACTCACCGGTGCCCGGTGCATCCCGCGCCTGCTCGCGCAGATGCCGCTGGAGGGACCGTTCCAGCCGGCGCAGGACGCCGAGGAGTTCGGGCTCGTCGTGCACGGCCTCCCGGAAGCTGCCGAGGACGGCCGCGACGGCACCGATCGCCGGCAGCCCGTGGCCGCGGACGTCGCCGATGATCATCCGTACGCCGTAGGGCGTGTCGACCGCCTCGTACAGATCGCCGCCGATGGTCGCCTCGCGGGTGGCCGAGCGCTGGGCGGCGGCGATCGTGAGCCCGTCGAGTTCCGCGGGAACGGGCCGCAGCAGTACGCGCTGGGTGGCCTGCGCGACGGCCCGGACCCGTTTGAGCTCATGACCGAGATGACGACGGACGCCCACCACCAGACCCGCGCCGACGGTCAGGAGGACGGCACCTTCGACGATCCGCTCGCCGAGCCCTTCGGGATGGCTGGGCGGCATGAGGCGCCACAGCAGCGCCACGACACCGCAGATGACGGCGAGCGTGAGGGGGGTGTTGAAGCGTCGGGCCGTCGCGCGTGCTGCATCGAAAGCACCCGATGAGTCCGACGGACCAAACGAAACAGACGAACCAAACAAGACACATGAGCCCGATGAAATCGACGAGCCCGATGCACCAGACGAAGGACGTCCGTCGTCGCCGTGACGGTCGGGCTCTCGCCGAAGGCCCATCCCCAACGCGCCCTCGTGCAGCGGCCCGGCCGAGCGGCCTTGACCATCGGTGGTTCCACGCAGACCCGATAACCGGCGCACACCGGTCCTTCGGACCGTCGTATCCGTCTCGGCCGTGCCGGACGAGAGCGCCCGCTCGTCGTGGGACGAGCGAGCGGTCCCGTTGGAATCGGCCGCCCACCACCGCGGTCGCAGACAGGCGGCCATCAACTGGAGGGTTCTCGACCGGAGCACGGTCGGAACGAGAGGTGAAGACCTGATGCGGATCATGCCGATGGTCCCCTCAGAAGGCCCGGTCCGGCGCACCGGCCGCCCGATCGGCCGGGACGATCCCACCGACGGCAGCGCCTGCCGGTCGGTGATTCCGTCGATCGTGGCGGAACGGCGGAAGGGACGAGAACTTCGCCCTCCCTTCTCACCCGAACGAGTGAGACTGGGGGTTTCACCTCGACAGAGGCAAGGGGCGCACCCAGATGACCGGATGCGCCCCCGAGGAGCGGACTGGAGCGATCAGGCTCCGCGGAGCACGGCTCCCGTGTGCTCGGTCGCACTCGCCACCGCGGTGTCCCGCGCGGCGGACGCCTCCTCGACCGTCAGGGTGCGGTCGGGCGCCCGGAAGCGCAGCGCGTACGCCAGGGACTTCTTGCCCGTTTCGATCTGGTCGCCGGTGTAGACGTCGAACAGCCGGATGGATTCGAGCAGTTCGCCCGCGCCGAGCGTGAGGAAGTGCTCCACGGCCGCTGCCGGCACCGCCTGATCGACGACGAGCGCCACGTCCTGGGTGGCCACCGGGAACGTGGAGATCCGGGGTGCGGGGAGCACCCCTTCCCCAGCGAGCTCGACCAGGTCCAGATCGAGTTCCATGGCACAGGTGCGGGCGGGCAGCCCCAGCGCCTTGACGACCCGGGGGTGCAGCTCGCCGGCGTACCCGACGGGCGTCTTCACGCCGTCGATGGCCACGAACAGTCCAGCGCACCTGCCGGGGTGCCACGGTCCGTACTGCGCCTGCTCGACGACGAGTTCGACACCCGCCTCCGCGGCGAGCAGCCGAGCGGCCTGTACGGCGTCGGCCCAGATGGCCGGTCGGCCCTGGCCCCACCAGCCGGCCTGTTCGCGGGCGCCCGCCAGCACCACGGCGGCGTGCCGCGGCTGTACGGGCAGAGCGGCGTCGAGTGCGGCGATCTCCGCATCGGTCGGCCGGCGGTCGACGGGGAGCGGTGCGGTCGTCCGCGGCCCGGCGGCCGGGTGGAAGACCACACCGGTCTCGAACAGTGCCAGGTCATGACTGCCGCGACCGTCGTTGCGGCGCAGTGCCCCGAGCAGTCCGGGCAGCAGCGTGGTGCGCAGCGCGGGCTCTTCGTCGGAGAGCGGGTTGACCAGCTTCACCAGTTTCCGGGCCGGGTCGTCGGCCGGAAGGTCGAGCTGGTCGAGGACCTGGGCACCGATGAAGGGGTAGTTCAGTGCTTCCACGTACCCCGCTCCGGCCAGCGCCCGGCCGATGCGGCGGGTGAGCCGCTGCCGGTCGGTGAGGCCGCTGCCGGACGTGGGCCGCGGAAGGGTGGAGGGGAGGTTCTCGTACCCCTGGAGGCGGATGACCTCTTCGGCAAGGTCGTTCGGTGCGGTGAGGTCGGGACGCCAGGACGGGATGGTGACGACGAGTTCGTCCTGCCCGTACACATCGCAGCCGACTTCTTGGAGACGGCGTACGACGATCTCCCTGCCGTACTCCATCCCCGCCACCCGGTCGGGGTGGTCGGCGCGCATGGAGACCGTGCGCGGCGCGGACGGGGAGATCACCTGGGTGACCCCGGCCTCGGCGGTGCCGGCGCCGAGGAGGACCAGCAGGTCGACGGTGCGCTGCGCGGCGGCGGCGCCGGCCAGCGGGTCCACTCCGCGTTCGAAGCGCCGCGACGCCTCGGAGGAGAGCTTGTGGCGGCGTGCGGTGCGCGCGATGGCGACCGGGTCGAAGTGTGCGGCTTCGATCACGATCTCGGTGGTGCGGCGCGACACCGTGTCGTCGGCGGCTTCGACGTGGTCGGCGATCTCGGTGTTGGCTCCGCCCATGACGCCCGCGAGGCCGATGGGCCCACGGTCGTCGATGATCACCAGGTCATCGGCGTCCAGGACGCGATGGACGCCGTCGAGCGTGGTGAGCTTCTCGCCCGCCTCGGCACGACGGACCCCGATGGCGCCCTCGATCAGCGTGCGGTCGTAGGCGTGCAGCGGCTGGCCCAGCTCCAGCATCACGTAGTTCGTGATGTCGACGGCGAGCGAGATCGGGCGCATGCCCGCCTTCTGGAGGCGGCGCGTCAGCCAGATCGGGGACCGGGCGTCGGGGTTGAGACCGGTGACGGTGCGCGCGGTGAACCGGTCGCAGCCGACCGGGTCGGCGACGTGCACCGGGTAGCCGTGGGCGTTCGGTCCCGGGACGTCGAGCAGCGCCGGGTCGCGCAGCGGCAGACCGTAGGCGATGGCCGCCTCACGGGCGACGCCCCGCAGGGAGAGGCAGTAGCCCCGGTCCGGGGTGACGGCGATGTCGAGGACCTCGTCATAGAGCTCCAGGAGCGCGGCGGCGTCGATGCCGGGCTCGTACTCGGGCGGCAGGACGATGATCCCGTGGGTGCCGTCGTCACCCATGCCGAGTTCGTCCGCGGAGCAGATCATGCCGCGGGACATCCGGCCGTACGTCTTGCGCTCGGCGATCCGGAAGTCGCCGGGCAGTACGGCGCCGGGGAGTGCGACGACCACCTTGTCGCCGACCGCGAAGTTCCGGGCGCCACAGATGATCTCTTGGAGCTCGCCGGTGCCGTTGGACTGGCCGACGTCCACCAGACAGTGGCGGATGGGCTTCTTGAACTCGGTCAGTTCCTCGATGGCGTGGACCCGACCGACGACCAGCGGGCCGGTGAGGCCGGCGCCGAGCTGCTCGACGCTCTCGACCTCAAGGCCGGCGGCGACCAGCTTCGCCTGTACGTCCCGGCCAGTGGTGCTCGCCGGCAGGTCGACGTACTCCCGCAACCAGGAAAGCGGGACCCGCATCAGATCTCCATCCCGAACGGCCGAGTGAACCGGACGTCACCCTCGACCATGTCTCGCATGTCTTCGACGTTGTGGCGGAACATCAGCATCCGTTCGATGCCGAACCCGAAGGCGAATCCGCTGTACTTCTCCGGGTCCACCCCGCAGGCGACGAGCACCTTCGGATTGACCATCCCGCAGCCGCCGAGCTCGATCCAGCCCTCGCTGGAACAGGTGCGGCAAGGGCGGTCCGGGTTGCCGACGGACTCGCCGCGGCAGACGTAGCAGACCATGTCCATCTCGGCCGAAGGCTCCGTGAACGGGAAGAAGTTCGGCCGCAGCCGGGTCTTCATGCCCTCGCCGCCGAAGAGCGCCTGGACCATGTGGTCCAGCGTGCCCTTGAGGTCGGCCATGGTCAGGCCCTCGTCGACAGCGAGCAGTTCGACCTGGTGGAAGACGGGCGTGTGGGTCGCATCGAGCTCGTCGGTGCGGTACACGCGCCCCGGGCAGACCACATAGACCGGGGGTTCGCGATAGAGCAGCGAGCGGATCTGCACGGGAGAGGTGTGGGTGCGCAGCACCACACCGGTGCCCGTGCCCGCGTCGGACTCGGGCCCTTCGACGAAGAAGGTGTCGGCCTCACCGCGGGCGGGGTGGTCGGGACCGATGTTGAGCGCGTCGAAGTTGAACCACTCGGCCTCGGCCTGCGGGCCTTCGGCGACCTCGTAGCCCATGGCCACGAAGACGTCCTCGATGCGCTCGGAGAGCGTGGTCAGCGGGTGGCGCGCACCGGCGGGAACTCGGTCGTGGGGCAGGGTGACATCGACTGCCTCCTCCACCAGGACCCGGGTGTCTCGCTCGGCCTCCAGCTCGACCTGGCGGACGGCGAGTGCCTTGTTCACGGCACCGCGGGCCTGGCCCACGCGCTTTCCGGCCGCGGCCTTCGCCTGTGGCGGCAGGGCTCCGATCTCACGGTTGGCGAGCGCGAGCGGCGAGGTACCGCCGGTGTGCGCGACCTTCGCGTGGGCGAGTGCGTCGAGATCGCCGGCGGCGGCGAAGGCGGCGAGCGCCTCGTCCCGCATGCGCTCGATGACTTCCGGTTTCAGTGCCTCGACCTCGACTGGGTCATACGACTTGTTGGGTGCCGACATCTCTTCCCGTGTTTCCGATTGGCTGGTGGCCGCGGCCCCCACTCGACGACTGGGACGTAAACGTGCCAAGGGTCGAGTCTAAAGGTCGCGGACGGTTGCTGTTCCGGGGGACGGCCCGTGGGCCGGATGACCGGCGGGGCCGACTCGCTCTGCGATGGGCCCGCAGGGGCCCTCAGGCCAGATAGGCCGGGGCGCCGACGGGCAAGATAAATCGGAACTCGGCGCCGCCACCGGGCCCCCGGCCAACGGTGATGGTGCCGCCGTGCGCCTCGACGATGCCTTTGACGATGTAGAGGCCAAGGCCGGTGCCACCGCGTTTGCTCCCCCGCCAGAAACGGGTGAAGACACGGCCCATCGACTCCTCGGGGATGCCGGGGCCTTCGTCGCTCACGGTGACTGCCGTGCCCTTCTCGTCGTCCGTCGCCGATGCCGGCGCCACCTCGATGGTGACGGTTCCGGCGCCGTGGCGCACCGCGTTTTCCAGCAGGTTGCCGAGCACCTGGTCGATCTTGTCGGGATCGGCCCAGAGATCGGGGAGTTCCCGGGCGATCCGGACGAAGAACCGATCCGGGCTCTGGCCGCTGGCTATGTGGGCCTGGACGTGGCGGCCCACGGCGGTCGCCACATCGACGGGCTGACGGCGCACTTCGAGCCGGCCGGAGTCGATGCGGGAGATGTCGAGGAGTTCGGCGATCAGGCGGGTGACCCGGTTGGCGTCCGCGTCGACGGTCTCCAGCATCAGCCGCTTCTGGTCGTCGGTGAACCGCTCCCACTTGGCCAGCAGGGTGGCCGTGAACCCCTTGACCGAGGTCAGGGGGGAGCGCAGCTCATGGGCGACGGTGGCGATCAGTTCCGCGTGGCTGCGCTCGGTGCGACGACGCGCCTCGGTGCCACGCAGACTGATCACCAGTCGGTGCACCGGGCCGGTGGGGAAGTCGCGTACGTAGCGGGCGGAGACGAGGACCTCGCGTCCGCCGGGGAGCAGCAGATTGCGCTCCGGCTGTCCCACCCGGGTGGCCAGGCCGCCGTAGGGGTCGGTCAGGGTCCACCAGCGGCGCCCCTTGAGGTCCTCCAGGGGCAGGGCGGTCTCCAGGGGCCGGCCGATGGCTTCGGCCCGTGCGACGGCGGTGATACGGACGGCGGCCTTGTTGAAGCAGATCACCCGGCCGGTCTCATCGGCCACGACGAGGCCGTCGGGCAGATCGTCGGGGTCGATGCCGAAGACCTCGGGATCGGCCGAAGGGCGCACCGATCGTCCATGTGTCTTCGCGGGCCCGCTCGTCCCGACAACCATCCCCGTACCCCACCTCTCCGCCAACACAGTGGGCCCCCGAGCCCGTCACCCTACTAGCTGGACGAGACCGTGCGGAGCCCCTGCGCGGTACTCCCACGGAGGTGAGCACCGCATGTCATCGTGCGCCCCCGGTGCGCTGGGCGCGCGCAGAGGCATAGAGGCATACGGCTGCGGCGGTCGCCAGGTTCAGACTTTCTGCCTTTCCGTGGATCGGAACCCTGACCACGGCGTCCGCGAGGGCTCGGGTCTCCTCGGGAAGTCCCCATGCCTCGTTGCCGAAGACCCAGGCCGTGGGGCCTCCCATCGTTCCCGCGTCCAGCGCGTCGTCGAGGTCGTCCTCGCCCGCGCCGTCTGCGGCCACCACTCTCACCCCCGCTTCCTTGAGCTGCTCGATGGCGGTCTCGACAGGCACGCCGACCGCGACGGGCAGATGGAAGTGCGAGCCGACGGAGGCACGGACCGCCTTCGGGTTGTAGAGGTCGACGGAGGCGTCCGTGAAGACGACGGCATCGGCTCCGGCAGCGTCCGCGCAGCGCAGGACGGTGCCGGCGTTGCCGGGGTCCCGGACGTGGGCGAGCACGGCGACCAGCCGGGGGCGGCTGCGCACGATCTCCTCGAAGGGCGAGTCGACGAAGCGGCAGACGCCCACCAGTCCCTGGGGCGTGACGGTCGTCGAGATGTCGGCGATGACGTCCTCGCTGGCGAGGTGGATCCGAGCGCCCGCCTCCTGGGCGGCGTCAAGGATGTCCGCGTATCGCTCCGCCGCCTCGGGCGTGGTGAACAGCTCGCTGAGGGTCGCGACGCCGTCGCTGCGGTGCCCGGCCGCTTCCCGCACAGCCTGCGGTCCCTCGGCCAGGAAGAGCCGATCCTTGCCGCGGAAGTTCCGCTTCGCGAGCCGCCGCGCGGCGGCGACCCGGGTGGAGCGGGGTGAGATCAGCTCGGGGGCGGACATGGACTCGCTTTCGTCTGCGGAGTTCGGCTACGGGGTGCGGTGCGGGCCGGTGGGGCCGCAGCGGGCGGGGGCGCGGAGCGTCGCAGGGCGCCCTGACGCACTCGGACCCGTAGACCACGAGGGCCTACGGGTCCGATACATCAACCGGGGCGCAGCGCTTAGGCGGCGGCCTTCGGCGCGTTGACGTCGGCCGGAAGGGCCTTCTGCGCCACCTCGACGAGCGCGGCGAACGCGTTGGCGTCGTTCACGGCGAGCTCGGCCAGGATCTTGCGGTCCACCTCGATGTTGGCGGCCTTCAGACCCTGGATGAGGCGGTTGTACGTCATGCCGTTCTGGCGGGCAGCGGCGTTGATCCGCTGGATCCACAGCTGACGGAAGTCACCCTTGCGCTTCTTGCGGTCGTTGTAGTTGTAGACCAGGGAGTGGGTGACCTGCTCCTTGGCCTTGCGGTACAGGCGCGAACGCTGACCGCGGTAACCCTTGGCCGCCTCGAGGATTGCCCGGCGCTTCTTGTGGGCGTTGACTGCCCGCTTGACGCGTGCCACTTGTTAACTCCTTGTAGCGGGGTCGTGGTTACTCATCACACGACCCGAATTCGATTGGGTCCCGGTCCTGACGTCCCTCGGCCTCCGTCACCGGAGGCGGGACGTCACTTGCCGAGAAGCTTCTTGATCTTCTTGGCGTCGCCCGGAGCCATCTCCGCGTTGCCCGAGAGGCGACGCGTCAGCGTGGACGGCTTGTGCTCAAGCAGGTGGCGCTTGCCGGCGCGCTCACGGAGCACCTTGCCAGTGCCGGTGATCTTGAAGCGCTTCTTGGAACCGCTGTGCGTCTTGTTCTTCGGCATAGCGCCGTTATCTCCTCGTCAGTGGCGCTCCCCCGGTGCCCGGGGGCACCGGCACTCAGGAGCGTCAGATCTTGGTTTCTGGTTCCGGGCGGGACCCGGGGCGCCGGCGAGCGGCTGCCCCTTCGGTCACGACTCGGAGGGCGTCTCGACAGGCTCGTCGGCAGGCTCGTCTTCAGCCTGGACCTTCGTACCGGTGCGGTCTGCCTTGCGTGCGGCCTGGGCCTCACGTGCCTCGGCCATGGCCTCGGTCTTCTTCTTGTGCGGGCCAAGAACCATGATCATGTTCCGGCCGTCCTGCTTCGGGTTCGACTCGATGAATCCGAGGTCCTCGACATCGGAAGCGAGACGCTGAAGCAGGCGGAAGCCAAGCTCGGGGCGGGACTGCTCACGACCACGGAACATGATCGTGATCTTGACCTTGTCGCCCTGCTTGAGGAACCGAACGACGTGACCCTTTTTGGTGTCGTAGTCGTGCGGGTCGATCTTCGGCCGGAGTTTCATCTCCTTGATGACCGTGTGCGCCTGGTTCTTGCGCGCCTCACGGGCCTTCATGGCCGACTCGTACTTGAACTTCCCGTAGTCCATGAGCTTGCACACGGGCGGCCGGGCGTTCGCCGCGACCTCGACCAGGTCGAGGTCGTACTCCTGAGCGAGCTCAAGGGCCTTGGCGAGCGGGACGATGCCCACCTGCTCACCACTCGGACCGACAAGCCGTACTTCGGGAACGCGAATCCGGTCGTTAATGCGGGGCTCGGCGCTGATGGATCCTCCTCGGTAGCACCACGCGACCGACTGGAGGCCAGCCGCGTAACGTCTGTTGTGAGACCAACCGAGCCAGAACACGAAAAATGCCCCGGACGGGACACAGGCAGTAGCTCCGCGAATACCGGAACACCGCCGCGATCAACCGCGGGGCGCACATCGGGCGACTTCCATCGTCCGTACGGAACGATGGGCGCCGCCTGACCGGTGACCCGCCGCCCAGAGAGCGGCCAGGTGGGAGATCGGAGCCTCCACTTGTGGGCTGGGCACACGCGTGTCCAGCCGGTCGTCACACAAGGTTAGCAGCTCTAGGAGGGAGGGGGTAACCGACGGCCCGGATCGGCGCCGGCGTGGCGGGGCATATCGTGTGGGGCATGAACGATGCGACACCGCACCCCGAGCAGTCCGAGCACACGGCTGCTGCCCAGACCCCCGACTTCGACGCCCTGGCCCGCGACATCGCCGAGGTCCCGGCCGTCGAGGTGATCGTCACGGTCGCGGTGAACCTGATGAGCGCAGCCGCCGTCAAGCTCGGCCTGGCCGCCGACGAGGCCGGCACCGAACACAAGGATCTGGACGAGGCGCGCAAGCTGGTGCACGCGCTGGCGGGCCTGTTGGACGCCAGCACCACGGAGATCAGCTCGTTCCACGCTGCTCCGCTGCGGGACGGGTTGAAATCCCTCCAGCTGGCCTTCCGCGAGGAGTCCCTGGTTCCGGACGAGCCGGGCAAGGGCCCGGGCGAGAAGTACACCGGACCCGTCTACGGCTGACCCGCGGGAGCGGATCTCGCCCGCGGACGACCTCCGGGCGACCTTCAGACCGCACAGTCGGGCTCAGCCGAGCTTCAGACGACCCTGATGAACAAGGGCTCGCCCACGGGCGCCGCACCGACCGGCAGCAACGCCAGGTCGAGGCCGCGTACCAGGCGGGCCCTCAGCACATCATGGCCGGCCAGTGCCTCGGCCACCCCGCGCACGGCATCGGCCTGCGCCGCGCCTTCGGCCAGCACCAGGGCGAGGGTTCCGTCCGCGCCCTGGCCACCGCGCACCAGTTGGGCCCGGAGCACGGCCGGCTCGGCGCTGACCGTCTGCCGCAGCACGTCGAGCACCGCGGGGTCATCCAGCGGATCGGCGCTGGTGCGCCCCTCAGCGAGTGCCCGCAGCGCCGCACCGCTCAGTTGGAACGGCACCGGCCCCGCCAGATCAAGGACCAGGGTGTCGGCCTTCTCATGGGCGGCGGCCTGGAGCGCCTGGTGCAGGGGCACGGCGACGGGACGGGCCTGGGCGTCCCAGCGCGCGAGGGAATCCAGCGAGGTGAAGGCGGGCAGGGCCCGACGATCACCCGCGGTGAGCGTCGGCACGGCCATGTCGCTGGTCTTCTCCCGGCGCAGCCCCGCCTCGTCCACCTCGACCTCGCCGAGGACGGCGACGACGGGAACCAGCAGTCGCGCCCCCTGGAGTGCCTCAAGGACCTGCCGCTCCGCGGTGCGGTCCTTCGCCCAGACGGCGAGCGCCGCGGCCAGTCGGGGGTCGGCGGTGCCGTCGTCGTCGGAGAAACCGGGGTCCGGGATGTTCTTGAGCGCCACGGGCCGAGCCTAGTTCCTCGCCGGGGCGCGCTGCGCCCCAGGGTCGTGTCCCGAAGGCCGGATCCAGCGCCTGCTCGTGCTGCCAGCCACAGGGGTACGTCCAAGGCGTCGCAGTCGGG
Coding sequences within:
- a CDS encoding NUDIX hydrolase, whose translation is MQWMNLNEQTVYQNRWFTVNLADVELPDGRHLDHFLIRMRPVAIATAVNTANEVLMLWRHRFITDSWGWELAAGVVEDGEDIESAAAREMEEETGWRPGPLRPLMTVEPSNGLTDSRHHLYWADSATYIGHPQDDFESSRREWVPLKWVPDMIARGEVPAANMAAGLLMLHQLRLG
- a CDS encoding transcriptional regulator; the encoded protein is MQPNTLLDALLDEAGFSHAGLAARVNRAGGAKGLSLRYEHTAVARWLKGQRPRGQVPDLICEVLAERLNRALTLGDIGLGVSGQGVGETGSPLCSFVERATALWRSDEQQRRHVIEAPAVTGTSAVMPVWEWENPPEDADVSRAGPMSVSPADIVTLRAARTHYELMYRRAGGMATRARIVGFLTTATAPLLRGSYGNELGRQLHRATGGLVAVAGICAYDSDAHGLAQRYFHQALRLAKASGDRGLGAYVIALLVNQSLLLGEYRQAVAFAEAALRTAGAQITPALASDLYATQAKAYARLGDRAGALRCIRRAEREAARIHPAGEPEETGYVQPGLINVQTAEALLSLGDLSAAHDHAAAAVGAPAHDRGRVHRLAMLCQIELCRGEADRAAQTATEMAERARGMESRRLRGRLRLVREQLVASRSARADEAAERIDSALRVPL
- a CDS encoding PP2C family protein-serine/threonine phosphatase; translated protein: MALLWRLMPPSHPEGLGERIVEGAVLLTVGAGLVVGVRRHLGHELKRVRAVAQATQRVLLRPVPAELDGLTIAAAQRSATREATIGGDLYEAVDTPYGVRMIIGDVRGHGLPAIGAVAAVLGSFREAVHDEPELLGVLRRLERSLQRHLREQARDAPGTGESDGPSAEEFVTVLLVEIAGDGTLTVLNCGHPWPYRLGPEVRPLCWGEPLPPLGTFPLPALPPVWHGAPLLPGEVLFLHTDGATDARNATGAFFDLEAYLRQAVRGGPPSPAALIADVHAQLLRHTRGRIGDDTALLALRNDRPRAAPGGEAVHRPRGGPAHQQDALDPLGLAR
- the pheT gene encoding phenylalanine--tRNA ligase subunit beta, with protein sequence MRVPLSWLREYVDLPASTTGRDVQAKLVAAGLEVESVEQLGAGLTGPLVVGRVHAIEELTEFKKPIRHCLVDVGQSNGTGELQEIICGARNFAVGDKVVVALPGAVLPGDFRIAERKTYGRMSRGMICSADELGMGDDGTHGIIVLPPEYEPGIDAAALLELYDEVLDIAVTPDRGYCLSLRGVAREAAIAYGLPLRDPALLDVPGPNAHGYPVHVADPVGCDRFTARTVTGLNPDARSPIWLTRRLQKAGMRPISLAVDITNYVMLELGQPLHAYDRTLIEGAIGVRRAEAGEKLTTLDGVHRVLDADDLVIIDDRGPIGLAGVMGGANTEIADHVEAADDTVSRRTTEIVIEAAHFDPVAIARTARRHKLSSEASRRFERGVDPLAGAAAAQRTVDLLVLLGAGTAEAGVTQVISPSAPRTVSMRADHPDRVAGMEYGREIVVRRLQEVGCDVYGQDELVVTIPSWRPDLTAPNDLAEEVIRLQGYENLPSTLPRPTSGSGLTDRQRLTRRIGRALAGAGYVEALNYPFIGAQVLDQLDLPADDPARKLVKLVNPLSDEEPALRTTLLPGLLGALRRNDGRGSHDLALFETGVVFHPAAGPRTTAPLPVDRRPTDAEIAALDAALPVQPRHAAVVLAGAREQAGWWGQGRPAIWADAVQAARLLAAEAGVELVVEQAQYGPWHPGRCAGLFVAIDGVKTPVGYAGELHPRVVKALGLPARTCAMELDLDLVELAGEGVLPAPRISTFPVATQDVALVVDQAVPAAAVEHFLTLGAGELLESIRLFDVYTGDQIETGKKSLAYALRFRAPDRTLTVEEASAARDTAVASATEHTGAVLRGA
- the pheS gene encoding phenylalanine--tRNA ligase subunit alpha, whose amino-acid sequence is MSAPNKSYDPVEVEALKPEVIERMRDEALAAFAAAGDLDALAHAKVAHTGGTSPLALANREIGALPPQAKAAAGKRVGQARGAVNKALAVRQVELEAERDTRVLVEEAVDVTLPHDRVPAGARHPLTTLSERIEDVFVAMGYEVAEGPQAEAEWFNFDALNIGPDHPARGEADTFFVEGPESDAGTGTGVVLRTHTSPVQIRSLLYREPPVYVVCPGRVYRTDELDATHTPVFHQVELLAVDEGLTMADLKGTLDHMVQALFGGEGMKTRLRPNFFPFTEPSAEMDMVCYVCRGESVGNPDRPCRTCSSEGWIELGGCGMVNPKVLVACGVDPEKYSGFAFGFGIERMLMFRHNVEDMRDMVEGDVRFTRPFGMEI